Genomic window (Armatimonadota bacterium):
TATTTGATTCTAGCTGCTGACCAATTTATAGCAAAGCTTCCATCCGCAAATAGGAATTGTCAGAGGCATGCAATTATTGCTGGCTACCATTGGTTTACCGATTGGGGCCGCGACACCATGATAAGTCTGCCTGGGCTTCTTCTCTCAACAAAGCGATTGGACGTTGCTAGGCAAATTTTGCTCGACTGCGCAAACTATCTTAATCAAGGTATGCTTCCAAATAGATTTTCCGATGAGGGTGAAGCTGAGTACAACGCCGCTGATGCAACTCTATGGTTTTTTCAAGCAATCTACCGCTATACAGTCGCCTCAGGCGAAATGGAGATTGTTCACTATTTGTTCCCATCCTTAAAACAGATAATCGAAAATCACATTAAAGGGACTAAGTTTGGTATTAGGATGGACCCTGACGATTGCCTTCTTTTCGCAGGTGAAAGACAAAGTCAAGTTACATGGATGGATGCACGCGTGAACGGCAAACCTGTCACGCCGCGTATTGGAAAACCTGTGGAGATCAATGCCCTTTGGTACAATGCGCTTTGTCTGATGGCATGCTGGGCTGGATATGTTGGAGAGTCTGCTCAAGAATATGAATCACTTGCTTCTAAGTGCGCCTCAAGCTTCCAGAGTAAATTCTGGTGTGAAGGAGATTATCTATACGACGTGATTGATTGCTCGGGCAGACCGGATGATTCACTTAGACCAAATCAAATCATGGCTGTATCGTTACCTTTTTCGCCGCTAAATCCATATCAGCAGAAGTTGGTAGTGGATGTTGTAGAGCGAGAACTGCTCACGCCATATGGTCTACGTACCTTATCTCCTAGAGACCCAAAATATTGTGGAGCTTATTCGGGCGGCCCTTTTGAGCGGGATAGTGCTTACCATCAAGGAACTGTCTGGCCTTGGCTTCTCGGTCAGTTTGCTGACGCTCATTATCGCGTATATCGGAATCGCAACCGAGTAAGGGAACTTCTCCAACCATTTAAGGAACATCTCAGTGAGGCGGGTATTGGAAGCATTAGCGAACTTTTTGATGGCGATCCTCCACATAACCCTGGCGGATGCATAGCTCAGGCTTGGAGCGTTGGAGAAATCCTCAGGATTCTCACAAATCTTTGAAAGACGGAATAAACTTGAAAGTTTTATTGTGGCTTCATGTTTCATTCGCTCATGCGTAGGGTATAGGCGGATTAGCAACACTCCTGGAGGAAATTTAAAGATGGCGAAGAAGCGTCAGCAGACCGGCAAAAAGGGTGGCTCTGTAATTGACGAAGAGCTGAAGGATCCTGCACCAAAAAACAAGCCGGCCAAGCATAAGAAGACTAGCAAGGGAAAGCATAAGAAGTAGTTTATTCTCAGATTGTTAAACTTTTCTTGCACAACCGGTACTTTTGCGTTTCGGAAGCATGCTTGCTATGCAATTTGGCTATCCCCTAAATAAACGTTGACTAGCAGATATTCCTACACTATACTTTAAAATACCAACCCACCCGTTCGGCGACTCCTCTTCTCTTGAAATAACTTTGCCGAAGCGGTGTTCCTTTTCTCATCTATGTCTTCAGGAGGATAGCCCTGCATATGGAGAAAACTCTTGGCATGCGGCGGGAATATCTGGTCGCTTTAGTTCTGGTGCTTATAACCCTTGCGCTTTTTAGCCGGGTATTAGGTTATCAGTTTGTCTATGACGATAAGCAATATATTCAGGACAATCCTCAAGTCCGAGATGGTCTTTCTTTTAAAGATATCGGATGGGCTTTTACCTCGATGTATGCCTTCAACTGGCATCCTTTGACTTGGCTTTCGCACATGCTTGACTGCACACTATTTGGGCAGAGAGCTGGCTTGCACCATTTAATCAATCTGTTCTTTCATGCGGCAAATGTTTTTCTACTTTTCTTTGTGCTAATGCAGTTAACGGCATCAATGTGGCGTAGTGCGTTTGTTGCAGCATTGTTCGCCGTACACCCGCTTCATGTGGAATCGGTGGCATGGGTAGCGGAACGAAAGGACATGCTCAGCACATTTTTTATGCTACTTACCATTTGGGCATACAATCAATATGTTAATGCGCCAGATAGAAAAAAATATGCCTTTGTAGTAGGTTTCTTTTTGTTAGGGTTGCTTTCAAAGCCGATGTTGGTGACTTTACCATTCGTCTTGCTTCTTCTAGACTATTGGCCTCTTGGAAGAATTGACTTCACTTATTATTCGTTGCTGAAAGACTCTTTGGGTAGAAGCAAAAGCAAAAGGTTGTTGTTGGAGAAGATTCCTCTGTTTGGCTTGTCCTTATTTTCTTGCATCATCACGTATATTGCTCAACAGCACGGTGGCGCTGTTGGTTCTTTGGAACAATTTCCGTTTTCTGCTCGAATTGGCAATGCAATGTTAGCATAC
Coding sequences:
- a CDS encoding amylo-alpha-1,6-glucosidase; this translates as MIRIPKSILRDVDSAFSREWLVTNGIGGYASSTVAWANTRRYHGLLLASFPPPLGRQMLFSKVDEEIEIDGQFYMLGCNEYRDGTIYPQGHKLLEGFSLELGIPTAEYCAGGLVLRKRIWMEHGQNTVYILYELLESPKPIILRIKPFCAFRGYHECQRGKASYYSRWENGVLTVLSARAPYKLKLICECAEFKHQEDWYWDYLYRLERARGFDCLEDLYTPGLFTIGLPPGEQVILAATCEENLPIVEGAFEREMQRRRCLVRGERSNFRRYLILAADQFIAKLPSANRNCQRHAIIAGYHWFTDWGRDTMISLPGLLLSTKRLDVARQILLDCANYLNQGMLPNRFSDEGEAEYNAADATLWFFQAIYRYTVASGEMEIVHYLFPSLKQIIENHIKGTKFGIRMDPDDCLLFAGERQSQVTWMDARVNGKPVTPRIGKPVEINALWYNALCLMACWAGYVGESAQEYESLASKCASSFQSKFWCEGDYLYDVIDCSGRPDDSLRPNQIMAVSLPFSPLNPYQQKLVVDVVERELLTPYGLRTLSPRDPKYCGAYSGGPFERDSAYHQGTVWPWLLGQFADAHYRVYRNRNRVRELLQPFKEHLSEAGIGSISELFDGDPPHNPGGCIAQAWSVGEILRILTNL